The Zingiber officinale cultivar Zhangliang chromosome 9A, Zo_v1.1, whole genome shotgun sequence genome window below encodes:
- the LOC122018531 gene encoding uncharacterized protein LOC122018531 isoform X3 — MGPGNVASEEIRNEQIVVGVLSSQNLEEESPGADDFNGYPIADSELNVVDNHNNLEAIASRKDKGKSVEMFGSKQNVQFMNQDVQVPILGVHVLGQNVQVSKPSVQFANLNLQSSASSSQQNVPAKGSSTLFGLPVGSSEIQGASRPANTAIYREGLPPAVTVSDMQQSHVVVPETTVTVTRLGDRLATCNLNQIHLDSGQRCNPTSPIIEDVSEGTEVSKTFVGKVEFDEDDSVQLQRTSSLPLGPRRK; from the coding sequence ATGGGTCCTGGTAACGTTGCCAGTGAGGAAATCAGGAATGAGCAAATTGTGGTTGGGGTTCTGAGTTCGCAGAATTTGGAGGAAGAGAGCCCGGGAGCTGATGATTTTAATGGTTATCCAATTGCTGATTCTGAGTTAAATGTTGTTGACAATCACAATAATCTGGAAGCTATTGCCTCGCGCAAGGATAAGGGGAAATCTGTGGAAATGTTTGGATCAAAACAAAATGTGCAGTTTATGAATCAGGATGTGCAGGTTCCAATTCTTGGTGTGCATGTTTTAGGGCAAAATGTGCAGGTTTCAAAACCTAGTGTGCAGTTTGCAAATCTGAATTTGCAGAGTTCAGCATCGAGTTCACAGCAAAATGTGCCAGCAAAGGGCTCTTCTACTTTATTTGGATTACCGGTGGGATCTTCAGAGATTCAGGGAGCAAGCAGGCCAGCTAATACAGCTATTTATCGTGAAGGTTTGCCACCTGCAGTGACAGTCTCAGATATGCAACAATCACACGTTGTAGTGCCGGAAACTACTGTGACTGTGACGAGGCTGGGAGATCGATTGGCAACTTGTAATCTTAATCAAATTCACCTGGATTCGGGACAAAGGTGTAATCCTACATCTCCAATTATCGAAGATGTGTCAGAGGGGACGGAAGTGTCGAAAACCTTTGTGGGAAAGGTCGAATTTGATGAGGATGATAGTGTACAGTTACAAAGGACTTCCTCTCTACCATTGGGTCCAA
- the LOC122018531 gene encoding uncharacterized protein LOC122018531 isoform X2: MGPGNVASEEIRNEQIVVGVLSSQNLEEESPGADDFNGYPIADSELNVVDNHNNLEAIASRKDKGKSVEMFGSKQNVQFMNQDVQVPILGVHVLGQNVQVSKPSVQFANLNLQSSASSSQQNVPAKGSSTLFGLPVGSSEIQGASRPANTAIYREGLPPAVTVSDMQQSHVVVPETTVTVTRLGDRLATCNLNQIHLDSGQRCNPTSPIIEDVSEGTEVSKTFVGKVEFDEDDSVQLQRTSSLPLGPSFGL, from the exons ATGGGTCCTGGTAACGTTGCCAGTGAGGAAATCAGGAATGAGCAAATTGTGGTTGGGGTTCTGAGTTCGCAGAATTTGGAGGAAGAGAGCCCGGGAGCTGATGATTTTAATGGTTATCCAATTGCTGATTCTGAGTTAAATGTTGTTGACAATCACAATAATCTGGAAGCTATTGCCTCGCGCAAGGATAAGGGGAAATCTGTGGAAATGTTTGGATCAAAACAAAATGTGCAGTTTATGAATCAGGATGTGCAGGTTCCAATTCTTGGTGTGCATGTTTTAGGGCAAAATGTGCAGGTTTCAAAACCTAGTGTGCAGTTTGCAAATCTGAATTTGCAGAGTTCAGCATCGAGTTCACAGCAAAATGTGCCAGCAAAGGGCTCTTCTACTTTATTTGGATTACCGGTGGGATCTTCAGAGATTCAGGGAGCAAGCAGGCCAGCTAATACAGCTATTTATCGTGAAGGTTTGCCACCTGCAGTGACAGTCTCAGATATGCAACAATCACACGTTGTAGTGCCGGAAACTACTGTGACTGTGACGAGGCTGGGAGATCGATTGGCAACTTGTAATCTTAATCAAATTCACCTGGATTCGGGACAAAGGTGTAATCCTACATCTCCAATTATCGAAGATGTGTCAGAGGGGACGGAAGTGTCGAAAACCTTTGTGGGAAAGGTCGAATTTGATGAGGATGATAGTGTACAGTTACAAAGGACTTCCTCTCTACCATTGGGTCCAA GTTTTGGTCTTTAG
- the LOC122018531 gene encoding uncharacterized protein LOC122018531 isoform X1, translating to MGPGNVASEEIRNEQIVVGVLSSQNLEEESPGADDFNGYPIADSELNVVDNHNNLEAIASRKDKGKSVEMFGSKQNVQFMNQDVQVPILGVHVLGQNVQVSKPSVQFANLNLQSSASSSQQNVPAKGSSTLFGLPVGSSEIQGASRPANTAIYREGLPPAVTVSDMQQSHVVVPETTVTVTRLGDRLATCNLNQIHLDSGQRCNPTSPIIEDVSEGTEVSKTFVGKVEFDEDDSVQLQRTSSLPLGPTVHIIWVYSFLVLWRYLLPMGVVGVYGVGW from the exons ATGGGTCCTGGTAACGTTGCCAGTGAGGAAATCAGGAATGAGCAAATTGTGGTTGGGGTTCTGAGTTCGCAGAATTTGGAGGAAGAGAGCCCGGGAGCTGATGATTTTAATGGTTATCCAATTGCTGATTCTGAGTTAAATGTTGTTGACAATCACAATAATCTGGAAGCTATTGCCTCGCGCAAGGATAAGGGGAAATCTGTGGAAATGTTTGGATCAAAACAAAATGTGCAGTTTATGAATCAGGATGTGCAGGTTCCAATTCTTGGTGTGCATGTTTTAGGGCAAAATGTGCAGGTTTCAAAACCTAGTGTGCAGTTTGCAAATCTGAATTTGCAGAGTTCAGCATCGAGTTCACAGCAAAATGTGCCAGCAAAGGGCTCTTCTACTTTATTTGGATTACCGGTGGGATCTTCAGAGATTCAGGGAGCAAGCAGGCCAGCTAATACAGCTATTTATCGTGAAGGTTTGCCACCTGCAGTGACAGTCTCAGATATGCAACAATCACACGTTGTAGTGCCGGAAACTACTGTGACTGTGACGAGGCTGGGAGATCGATTGGCAACTTGTAATCTTAATCAAATTCACCTGGATTCGGGACAAAGGTGTAATCCTACATCTCCAATTATCGAAGATGTGTCAGAGGGGACGGAAGTGTCGAAAACCTTTGTGGGAAAGGTCGAATTTGATGAGGATGATAGTGTACAGTTACAAAGGACTTCCTCTCTACCATTGGGTCCAA CTGTACATATTATTTGGGTATATTCATTTCTTGTGCTTTGGAGATACTTGCTGCCTATGGGAGTCGTGGGTGTATATGGAGTCGGTTGGTAA